Proteins encoded by one window of Chromobacterium violaceum ATCC 12472:
- a CDS encoding GbsR/MarR family transcriptional regulator, with protein MNIPPLVQAFVLHFGEMGSRWGINRTVGQIYALLYVSEKPLNADEIGEAIGCSRSNVSMGLKELQSWRLVKLQHFPGDRREYFSTPEDVWLIFKTLAEERKKREVEPTLTMLRGAIMESPASEAEQHAQARMKEMYQLIELVTTWFSDIQHMDVETLQRLMKLGSQVQKVLQFTQSLSRLGNRDQDREHAE; from the coding sequence ATGAATATTCCACCTCTGGTGCAGGCTTTCGTGCTGCATTTCGGCGAGATGGGCAGCCGCTGGGGCATCAACCGCACGGTTGGCCAGATCTACGCCTTGCTGTACGTGTCGGAAAAACCGCTGAACGCCGACGAGATCGGCGAGGCGATAGGCTGTTCCCGCTCCAATGTCAGCATGGGGCTGAAGGAGCTGCAGTCGTGGCGGCTGGTCAAGCTGCAGCACTTCCCCGGCGACCGCCGCGAATACTTCTCCACGCCGGAAGACGTGTGGCTGATCTTCAAGACGCTGGCGGAGGAGCGCAAGAAGCGCGAGGTGGAGCCGACGCTGACCATGCTGCGCGGCGCCATCATGGAAAGCCCGGCCAGCGAGGCCGAACAGCACGCGCAGGCCAGGATGAAGGAGATGTACCAGCTGATCGAGCTGGTCACCACCTGGTTTTCCGACATCCAGCACATGGACGTGGAAACCCTGCAGCGGCTGATGAAGCTGGGCTCGCAGGTGCAGAAAGTGCTGCAGTTCACCCAGTCGCTGTCCCGGCTGGGCAACCGCGATCAAGACCGGGAGCACGCAGAATGA
- the ugpA gene encoding sn-glycerol-3-phosphate ABC transporter permease UgpA yields MQNRIHFSNRWLGFALMAPQLAITLIFFLWPALEALWQSVQQQDPFGLDSQFVGLANFSLLFHDPLYLGTIQTTLLFSALVTLLGTGSALILAVMANQIVRGRRVYQTVLIAPYAIAPSVVAVLWLFLFNPSLGWISYLLREAGYEWNHALNGGQALLLVVLASAWKQISYNFLFFYAGLQAIPASLIEAAAIDGAGPLRRFRDLVFPLLSPTSFFLLVVNLVYAFFDTFAVIDAATGGGPGKSTETMILKVYLEGFKGLDLGSSAAQSVVLMAVVGLLTLIQFRYVERKVQY; encoded by the coding sequence ATGCAGAATCGCATTCATTTTTCCAATCGCTGGCTGGGTTTCGCCTTGATGGCGCCGCAGCTGGCGATCACCTTGATCTTCTTCCTGTGGCCGGCGCTGGAGGCGCTGTGGCAGTCGGTGCAGCAGCAGGACCCGTTCGGCCTGGACAGCCAGTTCGTCGGCCTGGCCAATTTCAGCCTGCTGTTCCATGACCCGCTGTATCTGGGCACCATCCAGACCACGCTGCTGTTCAGCGCGCTGGTGACCTTGCTGGGCACCGGCAGCGCGCTGATCCTGGCGGTGATGGCCAATCAGATCGTCCGCGGCAGGCGCGTCTACCAGACGGTGCTGATCGCGCCGTACGCCATCGCGCCGTCGGTGGTGGCGGTGCTGTGGCTGTTCCTGTTCAACCCCAGCCTGGGCTGGATCAGCTACCTGCTGCGCGAGGCCGGCTACGAGTGGAACCACGCGCTCAACGGCGGCCAGGCGCTGCTGCTGGTGGTGCTGGCCTCGGCCTGGAAGCAGATCAGCTACAACTTCCTGTTCTTCTACGCCGGCCTGCAGGCGATACCGGCGTCCTTGATCGAAGCGGCGGCGATAGACGGCGCCGGCCCCTTGCGCCGCTTCCGCGACCTGGTGTTCCCGTTGCTGTCGCCGACCAGCTTCTTCCTGCTGGTGGTCAACCTGGTGTACGCCTTCTTCGATACTTTCGCGGTGATCGACGCAGCCACCGGCGGCGGGCCGGGCAAGTCCACCGAGACCATGATCCTCAAGGTGTATCTGGAAGGCTTCAAGGGCCTGGACCTGGGCAGCTCGGCCGCGCAGTCGGTGGTGCTGATGGCGGTGGTCGGCCTGTTGACGCTGATCCAGTTCCGTTACGTGGAAAGAAAGGTGCAGTACTGA
- a CDS encoding cytochrome ubiquinol oxidase subunit I, translating to MMTELDPVTLARIQFATNISFHILFPTINIAMAWVLLFFKLRFRQSGDQGWMDAYGFWVKIFALSFALGVVSGVTMSFQFGTNWPGYMQTVGNIAGPLLAYEILTAFFLEAGFLGIMLFGRSRVPEKVHTLATFLVAFGNTVSAFWIIALNSWMQTPTGHVMRDGRAHVLSWWEVIFNPSMPYRLTHMLIASGLTVAFLVAGLSAYRYLRGERGRGVMAALKTGVFLAALLIPLQIFVGDMHGLNTLKHQPAKLAAIEGIWHTEKDVPLLLFALPNAETRSNDYAIGVPQLGSLILTHTWGGEIKGLNEFAQHPPVAKVFWSFRVMVGMGMLMLLASWLGAWQLKRRGEVSRGLARLLVWMTFSGWIATLAGWFVTEIGRQPWLVTGILTTAQAAGPATAPMLFTSLSTYLALYALLLLAYVSVLFHLARKAGSHELAANAQLKEKLA from the coding sequence ATGATGACCGAACTCGACCCCGTCACGCTGGCGCGCATCCAGTTCGCCACCAATATCAGCTTTCACATCCTGTTTCCCACCATCAATATCGCGATGGCCTGGGTGCTGCTGTTCTTCAAGCTGCGCTTCCGCCAGAGCGGCGACCAGGGCTGGATGGACGCCTATGGCTTCTGGGTGAAGATCTTCGCGCTGTCATTCGCGCTGGGCGTGGTGTCCGGCGTGACGATGAGCTTCCAGTTCGGCACCAACTGGCCCGGCTACATGCAGACGGTGGGCAATATCGCCGGCCCGCTGCTGGCCTACGAGATCCTGACCGCCTTCTTCCTGGAGGCCGGCTTCCTCGGCATCATGCTGTTCGGCCGCTCGCGGGTACCGGAAAAGGTGCACACGCTGGCGACTTTCCTGGTGGCTTTCGGCAACACCGTGTCGGCATTCTGGATCATCGCGCTCAACTCCTGGATGCAGACGCCGACCGGCCACGTGATGCGCGACGGCCGCGCCCACGTGCTGAGCTGGTGGGAGGTGATCTTCAATCCGTCGATGCCGTACCGGCTGACCCACATGCTGATCGCTTCCGGCCTGACCGTGGCCTTCCTGGTGGCTGGCCTGTCCGCCTACCGTTACCTGCGCGGCGAGCGCGGCCGCGGCGTGATGGCGGCCTTGAAGACCGGCGTGTTCCTGGCCGCGCTGCTGATTCCGCTGCAGATCTTCGTCGGCGACATGCATGGCCTCAACACGTTGAAGCACCAGCCGGCCAAGCTGGCGGCGATAGAGGGCATCTGGCACACCGAGAAGGACGTGCCGCTGCTGCTGTTCGCGCTGCCCAACGCCGAAACCCGCAGCAACGACTACGCGATCGGCGTGCCGCAACTGGGCAGCCTGATCCTCACCCACACCTGGGGCGGCGAAATCAAGGGCCTCAACGAGTTCGCACAGCATCCGCCGGTGGCCAAGGTGTTCTGGAGCTTCCGCGTGATGGTGGGCATGGGCATGCTGATGCTGCTGGCGTCCTGGCTGGGCGCATGGCAGTTGAAACGGCGCGGCGAGGTGTCGCGCGGCCTGGCCAGGCTGCTGGTGTGGATGACCTTCTCCGGCTGGATCGCCACGCTGGCCGGCTGGTTCGTCACCGAGATCGGCCGCCAGCCCTGGCTGGTGACCGGCATCCTCACCACCGCGCAGGCGGCGGGGCCGGCCACCGCGCCGATGCTGTTCACCTCGCTGAGCACTTATCTCGCGCTGTACGCGCTGCTGCTGCTGGCTTACGTCTCGGTGCTGTTCCACCTGGCGCGCAAGGCCGGCTCGCATGAACTGGCCGCCAACGCCCAACTGAAGGAGAAACTGGCATGA
- a CDS encoding glycerate kinase type-2 family protein, whose product MSDLDPQSTLRRLFAAAVASAMPERLADHLPPPPRGRTVVVGAGKAAAAMARALEQAWPGELSGVVATRYGHAVATERIEVLEASHPVQDEAGCAAARRMLQAVSGLTADDLVICLLSGGGSALLALPAHGVSLEDKQEVSRQLLACGAGIDEMNALRKHVSAIKGGRLALACAPAKLVTLAISDVVGDDPAVIASGPTAADPSTYADARAVVAKYGLTLPRAVTALLAAEPDETPKPGDARLAHAEYRLIATPQLALRAAATEAERLGLNVLQLGDSIEGEAREAAKVHAGIARQIAAHDSPVARPALILSGGETTVTLRGKGRGGRNSEFLLALAIALDGLPGVYALAADTDGIDGSEDNAGALISPDTLARAAALGVNAGARLTDNDGYGFFAALGDLLVTGPTHTNVNDFRAILLR is encoded by the coding sequence ATGTCCGATCTCGATCCGCAATCCACGCTCCGCCGCCTGTTCGCCGCCGCCGTCGCCAGCGCGATGCCGGAGCGGCTGGCCGACCATCTGCCGCCGCCGCCTCGGGGCCGCACCGTGGTCGTCGGCGCCGGCAAGGCCGCCGCGGCGATGGCGCGGGCGCTGGAGCAAGCCTGGCCGGGCGAGCTGTCCGGCGTGGTGGCGACGCGCTACGGCCACGCGGTGGCGACCGAACGGATAGAAGTGCTGGAGGCGTCGCACCCGGTGCAGGACGAGGCGGGCTGCGCCGCCGCGCGGCGGATGCTGCAAGCGGTGAGCGGGCTGACGGCGGATGATCTGGTGATCTGCCTGCTGTCCGGCGGCGGCTCCGCCTTGTTGGCTTTGCCGGCGCATGGCGTCAGCCTGGAAGACAAGCAGGAGGTTAGCCGGCAGTTGCTGGCCTGCGGCGCCGGCATCGACGAGATGAACGCGCTGCGCAAGCATGTGTCCGCCATCAAGGGCGGGCGGCTGGCGCTGGCCTGCGCGCCGGCCAAGCTGGTGACGCTGGCGATTTCCGACGTGGTGGGGGACGATCCGGCAGTCATCGCTTCCGGGCCGACGGCGGCGGATCCCAGCACCTATGCCGACGCGCGCGCCGTGGTCGCCAAATATGGTTTGACCTTGCCGCGGGCAGTCACTGCGTTGCTGGCGGCGGAGCCGGACGAAACCCCCAAGCCGGGCGATGCCAGGCTGGCGCATGCCGAGTACCGGCTGATCGCGACGCCGCAGCTGGCTTTGCGGGCGGCCGCCACCGAGGCGGAGCGGCTGGGCCTGAACGTGCTGCAGCTCGGCGACAGCATAGAGGGCGAGGCGCGCGAGGCGGCCAAGGTGCACGCCGGCATCGCGCGGCAGATCGCCGCGCACGATTCGCCTGTGGCCAGGCCGGCGCTGATCCTGTCGGGCGGCGAAACCACGGTGACGCTGCGGGGCAAGGGCAGAGGCGGGCGCAACAGCGAATTCCTGCTGGCGCTGGCCATCGCGCTGGACGGCCTGCCCGGCGTGTACGCGCTGGCGGCGGACACCGACGGCATTGACGGCAGCGAGGACAACGCCGGCGCGCTGATTTCGCCCGATACGCTGGCGCGCGCGGCGGCGCTGGGCGTGAATGCCGGCGCGCGGCTGACCGACAATGACGGCTACGGCTTCTTCGCGGCGCTGGGCGATCTGCTGGTCACCGGCCCCACCCATACCAACGTCAACGATTTTCGCGCGATCCTGCTGCGGTAA
- a CDS encoding pseudouridine synthase has product MPQLILLNKPYGVICQFSEHPTHPTLKSCVPQAGVYPAGRLDTDSEGLLLLTGDGALQHRIADPRWKLPKTYWVQVEGDPKEEQLEMLRRGVDLGDFVTRPAEVRRIETPELWPRNPPVRFRKTVPDCWLEIIISEGKNRQVRRMTAKAGLPTLRLVRVAIGPWKLDGLQPGEMRAIDVRTEDLPRGASAGPGGKPGDRAPQSRSAAAAKSGKIPSFRFARNRKG; this is encoded by the coding sequence ATGCCCCAGCTCATTCTGCTCAACAAGCCTTACGGCGTGATCTGCCAGTTTTCCGAACACCCGACCCATCCGACGCTGAAGTCCTGCGTGCCGCAGGCCGGCGTGTATCCGGCCGGACGGCTCGATACCGACAGCGAAGGCCTGCTGCTGCTGACCGGAGACGGCGCCTTGCAGCACCGCATCGCCGATCCGCGCTGGAAACTGCCCAAGACCTACTGGGTGCAGGTGGAGGGCGACCCGAAAGAAGAACAGCTGGAGATGTTGCGCAGGGGCGTGGACCTGGGCGATTTCGTCACCCGGCCGGCCGAGGTCCGGCGCATCGAGACGCCGGAATTATGGCCGCGCAATCCGCCGGTGCGTTTTCGCAAGACGGTGCCGGATTGCTGGCTGGAAATCATCATCAGCGAAGGCAAGAACCGACAGGTGCGGCGGATGACGGCCAAGGCCGGATTGCCTACGCTGCGCCTGGTGCGGGTGGCCATCGGGCCTTGGAAACTGGACGGTTTGCAGCCGGGCGAGATGCGCGCGATTGACGTGCGGACTGAGGATTTGCCCAGGGGGGCGAGTGCCGGCCCGGGCGGCAAGCCAGGCGACCGGGCGCCGCAGAGCCGGAGCGCCGCGGCGGCCAAGAGCGGCAAGATCCCGAGCTTCCGCTTCGCGCGAAACCGGAAAGGCTAG
- a CDS encoding cytochrome d ubiquinol oxidase subunit II: MSEAYYLPAVFAGLMALAMLVYVVLDGFDLGVGILLPLASDEEKDLMIASIGPFWDANETWLVLGAGLLLVAFPLAHGVVFGALYLPVLAMLVGLILRGVAFDFRVKAQDPHKPWWNAAFAGGSMLAALAQGVMLGRYLTGFADTSTSWLFSLVVGIGLALAYALLGACWLVMKAHGGLQAKAIRWAQLSLYGAGTAVVAVSLVTPLANPAIAAKWFALPQFLLLLPLPLGTLALFVLLIACLPRLARRQAAGNDSFCWLPFAASVGIVLLSFWGLTYSVFPEVVLGRMTIWQAAADPEALWVILWGAIVVLPCIIGYTAFAYRVFWGKADKLSYQ; encoded by the coding sequence ATGAGCGAGGCTTACTACCTGCCGGCGGTGTTCGCCGGACTGATGGCGCTGGCGATGCTGGTGTATGTGGTGCTGGACGGCTTCGACCTCGGCGTCGGCATCCTGCTGCCGCTGGCCAGCGACGAGGAAAAGGATCTGATGATCGCATCCATCGGTCCGTTCTGGGACGCCAACGAAACCTGGCTGGTGCTGGGCGCGGGCCTGCTGCTGGTGGCTTTCCCGCTGGCGCACGGCGTGGTGTTCGGCGCGCTGTACCTGCCGGTGCTGGCGATGCTGGTGGGGCTGATCCTGCGCGGCGTGGCCTTCGACTTCCGCGTCAAGGCGCAGGACCCGCACAAACCGTGGTGGAACGCGGCCTTCGCCGGCGGCTCGATGCTGGCGGCGCTGGCCCAGGGCGTGATGCTGGGCCGCTATCTGACCGGCTTCGCCGACACCTCCACTTCCTGGCTGTTCTCGTTGGTGGTGGGCATCGGCCTGGCGCTGGCCTACGCGCTGCTCGGCGCCTGCTGGCTGGTGATGAAGGCTCATGGCGGCTTGCAGGCCAAGGCGATACGTTGGGCGCAGCTGAGCCTGTACGGCGCCGGCACCGCGGTGGTGGCGGTGTCGCTGGTGACGCCGCTGGCCAATCCGGCCATCGCCGCCAAGTGGTTCGCGCTGCCGCAATTCCTGCTGTTGCTGCCGCTGCCGCTGGGCACGCTGGCGCTGTTCGTGCTGCTGATCGCCTGCCTGCCCAGGCTGGCCCGCCGCCAGGCCGCCGGCAACGACAGCTTCTGCTGGCTGCCGTTCGCCGCCAGCGTCGGCATCGTGCTGCTGTCGTTCTGGGGACTGACTTACAGCGTGTTTCCGGAGGTGGTGCTGGGCCGGATGACCATCTGGCAGGCGGCGGCTGACCCGGAAGCGCTGTGGGTGATACTGTGGGGCGCCATCGTGGTGCTGCCCTGCATCATCGGCTACACCGCTTTCGCCTACCGGGTGTTCTGGGGCAAGGCCGACAAGCTCAGCTACCAGTAG
- the ugpE gene encoding sn-glycerol-3-phosphate ABC transporter permease UgpE produces the protein MVENRKGLDLFCHAMLIAGMLVVAFPLYLMLVAASQDADQVTRVPLSLLPGSQLWTNLSTVLWNGSGGLAVPLARTLWNSFVMAMLIAVGKIVISFLSAYAIVYFRFPLRKTGFALIFVTLMLPVEVRIFPTVEVVTKMGLINSYTGLTLPLIASATATFLLRQFFMTLPKELMEASRVDGAGPIRFMVDVVLPLSRTNIAALFVITFIYGWNQYLWPLLVTHDPAMSTSVIAIKGMLGEGAVQWHLVMASALLTLLPPLAVVIGMQRWFVKGLVDNEK, from the coding sequence ATGGTGGAGAACCGTAAAGGGCTGGACCTGTTCTGCCACGCGATGCTGATCGCGGGCATGCTGGTGGTGGCCTTTCCCTTGTATCTGATGCTGGTCGCCGCCAGTCAGGACGCCGATCAGGTGACGCGGGTGCCGCTGTCGCTGCTGCCCGGCAGCCAGCTGTGGACCAACCTTTCCACCGTGCTGTGGAACGGCAGCGGCGGGTTGGCGGTGCCGCTGGCGCGCACGCTGTGGAACAGCTTCGTGATGGCGATGCTGATCGCCGTCGGCAAGATCGTCATTTCCTTCCTGTCGGCCTACGCCATCGTCTATTTCCGCTTCCCGCTGCGCAAGACCGGCTTCGCGCTGATCTTCGTCACACTGATGCTGCCGGTGGAGGTGCGCATCTTCCCGACGGTGGAAGTGGTGACCAAGATGGGGCTGATCAACAGCTATACCGGCCTGACGCTGCCCTTGATCGCGTCCGCCACCGCCACCTTCCTGCTGCGGCAGTTCTTCATGACGCTGCCCAAGGAATTGATGGAGGCGTCGCGGGTGGACGGCGCGGGGCCGATCCGCTTCATGGTGGACGTGGTGCTGCCCTTGTCGCGCACCAATATCGCGGCCTTGTTCGTGATTACCTTCATCTACGGCTGGAACCAGTATCTGTGGCCGCTCTTGGTCACCCATGATCCGGCGATGTCCACCTCGGTGATCGCGATCAAGGGCATGCTGGGCGAGGGCGCGGTGCAGTGGCACCTGGTGATGGCGTCCGCGCTCTTGACCCTGCTGCCGCCGCTGGCGGTGGTGATCGGCATGCAGCGCTGGTTCGTCAAGGGCCTGGTGGACAACGAGAAATGA
- the mutS gene encoding DNA mismatch repair protein MutS, whose product MSTPQHTPMMQQYLALKREHADKLLFYRMGDFYELFYEDAEKASRLLDITLTARGASAGNPIKMAGIPYHAAEGYLARLVKMGESVAIAEQIGDPALAKGPVERKVVRIVTPGTLTDAALLDDKRDNLVLAVNMVKGVLGLAWLSLASGEFKIMQASVEDLASELERLKPAELVIPDDTGLAAFEGISTPKKKLPPWQFDIESSKLALTRHFGTRDLAGFGADTLPVAVGAAGALLEYVKSTQGVNPAHISALSVEDAGELIRMDAATRRNLELTETIRGEASPTLASLLDTCATSMGSRLLGHWLHHPMRNHGKLARRHGAVRALLSRYQDVHAELDQVSDIERITSRVALRSARPRDLSALRDSLTALSGVKALAASLDSELLNELAGVLPTESPVQKMLAAAILPEPATFLRDGGVINDGFSPVLDELRAIQTDCGDFLLKLEAREKERTGITTLKVEFNRVHGFYIEVSKAQSDKVPDDYRRRQTLKNAERYITPELKEFEDKALTAQDRALALEKQLYEALLDQLAPHIAELKLIAQAVAALDVLSAFAQRAAIGNYAEPQFVPEPKLDIVAGRHPVVEAEVERFIANDTRLSAERKLLLITGPNMGGKSTYMRQNALITLLAHVGSFVPADSAVIGPIDRIFTRIGASDDLAGGRSTFMVEMTETANILNNASEHSLVLMDEVGRGTSTFDGLALAWAIARALIEKNRAYTLFATHYFELTTLAGEYPAVANVHLSAVEHKDRIVFLHHVEDGPASQSYGLAVAQLAGVPAKVIRDARRHLAELENQSAARVQPDLFSAPAPASEPELSPAMDRLQEIDPDVLSPRQALEILYELKKLAD is encoded by the coding sequence ATGAGCACGCCCCAGCACACCCCGATGATGCAGCAATATCTAGCCCTGAAGCGCGAACACGCCGACAAGCTGCTGTTCTACCGCATGGGCGATTTCTATGAGCTGTTCTACGAGGACGCGGAAAAGGCTTCGCGGCTGCTGGACATCACCCTGACCGCTCGCGGCGCCAGCGCCGGCAATCCGATCAAGATGGCCGGCATTCCCTACCACGCCGCCGAAGGCTACCTGGCGCGGCTGGTGAAGATGGGCGAATCGGTGGCCATCGCCGAGCAGATCGGCGACCCGGCCTTGGCCAAGGGGCCGGTGGAGCGCAAGGTGGTGCGCATCGTCACGCCGGGCACGCTGACCGACGCCGCGCTGCTGGACGACAAGCGCGACAACCTGGTGCTGGCGGTCAATATGGTCAAGGGCGTGCTGGGCCTGGCTTGGCTGTCGCTGGCCAGCGGCGAGTTCAAGATCATGCAAGCTAGCGTCGAGGACTTGGCCAGCGAGCTGGAACGCTTGAAGCCGGCCGAGCTGGTGATTCCCGACGACACCGGCCTGGCCGCCTTCGAAGGCATCTCGACCCCGAAGAAAAAGCTGCCGCCGTGGCAGTTCGACATCGAATCGTCCAAGCTGGCGCTGACCCGCCACTTCGGCACCCGCGATCTGGCCGGCTTCGGCGCCGACACGCTACCGGTGGCCGTCGGCGCGGCGGGCGCCTTGCTGGAATACGTGAAGTCCACCCAGGGCGTGAACCCGGCCCACATCTCCGCGCTGTCGGTGGAAGACGCCGGCGAGCTGATCCGCATGGACGCCGCCACCCGCCGCAATCTGGAACTGACCGAAACCATACGCGGCGAGGCCTCGCCGACGCTGGCGTCGCTGCTCGACACCTGCGCCACCAGCATGGGCAGCCGCCTGCTCGGCCACTGGCTGCACCATCCGATGCGCAACCACGGCAAGCTGGCCCGCCGCCACGGCGCGGTGCGCGCGCTGCTGTCGCGCTACCAGGACGTGCACGCCGAGCTGGACCAGGTGTCCGACATCGAGCGCATCACCTCGCGGGTGGCGCTGCGTTCCGCCCGCCCGCGCGATCTGTCGGCGCTGCGCGATTCCTTGACCGCCCTTTCCGGCGTCAAGGCGCTGGCGGCCTCGCTGGATTCCGAGCTGTTGAACGAGCTGGCCGGCGTGCTGCCGACCGAATCGCCGGTGCAAAAGATGCTGGCCGCCGCCATCCTGCCGGAGCCGGCCACCTTCCTGCGCGACGGCGGCGTGATCAATGACGGCTTCAGCCCGGTGCTGGACGAATTGCGGGCGATCCAGACCGACTGCGGCGATTTCCTGCTGAAACTGGAAGCGCGCGAGAAGGAACGCACCGGCATCACCACGCTGAAGGTGGAGTTCAACCGCGTGCACGGCTTCTACATCGAGGTGTCCAAGGCGCAGTCGGACAAGGTGCCGGACGACTACCGCCGCCGCCAGACGCTGAAAAACGCCGAGCGCTACATCACGCCGGAGCTGAAGGAATTCGAGGACAAGGCGCTGACCGCGCAGGACCGGGCGCTGGCGCTGGAAAAGCAGCTGTACGAGGCGCTGCTGGACCAGTTGGCCCCGCACATCGCCGAGCTGAAGCTGATCGCCCAGGCGGTGGCGGCGCTGGACGTGCTGTCCGCCTTCGCCCAACGCGCCGCCATCGGCAACTACGCCGAGCCGCAGTTCGTGCCCGAGCCCAAGCTCGACATCGTCGCCGGCCGCCACCCGGTGGTGGAAGCGGAAGTCGAACGCTTCATCGCCAACGACACCAGGCTGTCCGCCGAACGCAAGCTGCTGTTGATCACCGGCCCGAACATGGGCGGTAAGTCCACCTATATGCGGCAAAACGCGCTGATCACGCTGCTGGCCCACGTCGGCAGCTTCGTGCCGGCCGACAGCGCCGTGATCGGCCCCATCGACCGCATCTTCACCCGCATCGGCGCCAGCGACGACCTGGCCGGCGGCCGCTCCACCTTCATGGTGGAAATGACCGAAACCGCCAACATCCTCAACAACGCCAGCGAGCACTCGCTGGTGCTGATGGACGAGGTGGGCCGCGGAACGTCCACCTTCGACGGCCTGGCGCTGGCCTGGGCCATCGCCCGCGCGTTGATCGAAAAGAACCGTGCCTACACGTTGTTCGCCACCCACTACTTCGAACTGACCACGCTGGCCGGCGAATACCCGGCGGTGGCCAACGTTCACCTGTCGGCGGTGGAGCACAAGGACCGCATCGTGTTTCTGCACCACGTCGAGGACGGCCCCGCCAGCCAGAGTTACGGCCTGGCGGTGGCGCAGCTGGCCGGCGTGCCGGCCAAGGTGATACGCGACGCGCGACGCCATCTGGCCGAGCTGGAAAACCAGTCGGCGGCCCGGGTGCAGCCCGACCTGTTCTCCGCGCCGGCGCCCGCTTCCGAACCGGAACTTAGTCCTGCAATGGACCGTCTACAGGAGATCGATCCCGACGTGCTGAGCCCGCGACAGGCGCTGGAAATCCTGTATGAGCTCAAAAAACTGGCCGATTGA
- the ugpB gene encoding sn-glycerol-3-phosphate ABC transporter substrate-binding protein UgpB, with translation MSRALSLTLRRAAALAPLTLALSLPAQAATEIQFWHSMEGSLGDRVNAIAAQFNASQKDYKVVPVYKGQYDESLAAAIAAYRSGNAPAVVQVFEVGTATMIQAKKAVKPVYQMMADAGEKLDEKAFIPAVASYYSDAKTGHLLSLPFNSSTPVLYYNKDAFKKAGLPDAPPKTWPELAAAAAKLKASGMRCGYSTGWQGWVQLENFSAWHSLPFASQDNGFGGGNATLQFNGPVQVKHIEFLAKMAKDGTFSYAGRKDEATLKFYSGECGIMTGSSGSLANIRKNAKFAFGMGMMPYDPAVKGAPQNALIGGASLWVMAGKSPAEYKGVARFFKMLVSPEVMAKWHQDTGYLPVVNAAYDLSRKQGFYDKNPGADIATRQMQNKPPKSYTRGLRLGYMPQIRTVMDEELEEVWTGKKSAKAALDSAVLRGNELLRRFEKTAN, from the coding sequence ATGTCCCGAGCCCTGTCCCTCACCTTACGCCGCGCCGCCGCGCTCGCGCCGCTGACGCTGGCCTTGTCCCTGCCGGCGCAGGCCGCCACCGAAATCCAGTTCTGGCATTCGATGGAAGGCTCGCTGGGCGACCGCGTCAACGCCATCGCCGCCCAGTTCAACGCCAGCCAGAAGGACTACAAGGTGGTGCCGGTGTACAAGGGCCAGTACGACGAGTCGCTGGCCGCGGCCATCGCCGCCTACCGCAGCGGCAACGCGCCCGCCGTCGTCCAGGTGTTCGAAGTGGGCACCGCCACCATGATCCAGGCCAAGAAAGCGGTCAAGCCGGTATACCAGATGATGGCCGACGCCGGCGAAAAGCTGGACGAGAAAGCCTTCATCCCGGCGGTGGCCAGCTATTACAGCGACGCCAAGACCGGCCATCTGCTGTCCTTGCCGTTCAATAGCTCCACCCCGGTGCTGTACTACAACAAGGACGCGTTCAAGAAGGCAGGCCTGCCGGACGCGCCGCCCAAGACCTGGCCGGAACTGGCCGCCGCCGCCGCCAAGCTGAAGGCTTCCGGCATGCGTTGCGGCTACAGCACCGGCTGGCAGGGCTGGGTGCAGCTGGAGAACTTCAGCGCCTGGCACAGCCTGCCGTTCGCCAGCCAGGACAACGGCTTCGGCGGCGGTAACGCCACGCTGCAGTTCAACGGCCCGGTCCAGGTCAAGCACATCGAATTCCTGGCCAAGATGGCCAAGGACGGCACCTTCAGCTACGCCGGCCGCAAGGACGAGGCGACGCTGAAGTTCTACAGCGGCGAATGCGGCATCATGACCGGCAGCTCCGGCTCGCTGGCCAATATCCGCAAGAACGCCAAGTTCGCCTTCGGCATGGGCATGATGCCCTACGATCCGGCGGTGAAGGGCGCGCCGCAGAATGCCTTGATCGGCGGCGCCAGCCTGTGGGTGATGGCCGGCAAGTCCCCGGCCGAGTACAAGGGCGTGGCCCGCTTCTTCAAGATGCTGGTCTCGCCGGAAGTGATGGCCAAATGGCACCAGGACACCGGCTACCTGCCGGTGGTGAACGCCGCCTATGATTTGTCGCGCAAGCAGGGCTTCTACGACAAGAACCCGGGCGCCGACATCGCCACCCGCCAGATGCAGAACAAGCCGCCCAAGTCCTATACCCGCGGCCTGCGCCTGGGCTACATGCCGCAGATCCGCACGGTGATGGACGAAGAGCTGGAAGAAGTGTGGACCGGCAAGAAGAGCGCCAAGGCCGCGCTGGACAGCGCCGTGCTGCGCGGCAACGAGCTGCTGCGCCGTTTCGAGAAAACCGCCAATTGA